In a single window of the Planctomycetia bacterium genome:
- a CDS encoding chloride channel protein, producing the protein MIQLMQILQTFQRPAARWGMLFGLAIVVGALGGLSATGLHWAIEQGSHLVIDRYVQGVGSAAVMHFRWPSLLFPALGGLISGLVVQAIFKLPFGHGTNLYVRAFHRNLGDLPLKEPIVKGAAVAGVLSCGGSTGPEGPIAALTAALGSAIGRIFRLKARERRILLVAGCSAGVGAIFRCPLGGALFATSVLYREEEFEAEAIVPAFVASVIGYSTFIEFMGQQTYLLDRRHLAFGSAMELIPYAVLGPLCGIVSVFFSECLHVIEKRLRPLVRGVPAWLVPCIGGLGTGLIACALPQVMDGRYEFIENAMNGFAGSNHGDWWWVGLFGAVVVGKCVASALTVGSGASGGVIGPGVFIGGTVGAFLGATLNAVYPEILVSHPQLREALIPVGMGGVLAAGMRTPLAAIVMVSEMTGSYGLIVPLMLVCMSSYVVGRFRGLNTEQVRSSAESPVHAGAAIVHLLESWSVKEIMEPCWEETVGPEATVEELVKRIRPGTRPVFAVAKNGVLEGIISVTDIHRMVELPGMAETVIAADIMTEDLVTVSPEENVYEALESFRASNHDVLPVVSVDGRHAWLGMLKREHVFDALRKSLANVQTAMFREHTGLAAIESEGQIQQLVMGVTPMRKDVIQRLLVPMDAIGKSIREADFRRSYGAQIIGVEQPDGTIQCPPPLDEPLRTGQRLLAIVHPAEVAPSEARTDG; encoded by the coding sequence GTGATCCAGTTAATGCAAATCCTGCAGACGTTCCAGAGGCCCGCCGCGCGGTGGGGGATGCTGTTCGGGCTCGCCATCGTCGTGGGAGCGCTTGGCGGTCTTTCCGCGACGGGGCTTCACTGGGCGATTGAGCAGGGGTCCCATCTCGTCATAGACCGGTACGTGCAGGGTGTCGGCAGTGCGGCGGTGATGCATTTTCGGTGGCCGTCGCTCCTGTTTCCCGCGCTGGGCGGTCTCATTTCGGGTCTGGTCGTGCAGGCGATCTTCAAGCTGCCGTTCGGCCACGGGACGAATTTGTACGTCAGGGCCTTTCATCGCAATCTCGGCGATCTCCCGCTGAAGGAGCCGATCGTGAAGGGGGCCGCGGTGGCCGGGGTTTTGTCATGCGGCGGATCGACGGGTCCGGAGGGCCCTATCGCCGCGCTGACTGCGGCCCTTGGTTCGGCCATCGGCCGAATCTTTCGGCTGAAGGCCCGCGAGAGGCGCATTTTGCTGGTCGCCGGTTGCAGCGCCGGGGTGGGGGCGATCTTTCGATGCCCACTAGGCGGGGCGCTTTTTGCGACGAGCGTACTATACCGCGAGGAAGAGTTTGAGGCGGAGGCGATCGTTCCGGCCTTTGTTGCATCGGTCATCGGCTATTCCACCTTCATCGAGTTCATGGGACAGCAAACCTATCTTCTCGATCGGCGACACCTTGCATTCGGTTCGGCCATGGAGTTGATTCCCTATGCCGTACTCGGGCCGTTGTGCGGCATCGTAAGCGTGTTTTTCAGCGAGTGTCTGCATGTCATTGAAAAGCGGCTTCGTCCCCTGGTGCGCGGGGTGCCTGCGTGGCTGGTTCCCTGCATCGGCGGCCTCGGGACCGGGCTGATCGCGTGCGCTCTGCCGCAGGTCATGGATGGCCGATACGAGTTCATTGAGAACGCGATGAACGGATTTGCCGGCTCGAACCACGGAGATTGGTGGTGGGTTGGACTGTTTGGCGCTGTGGTGGTGGGCAAGTGCGTGGCGTCGGCGCTGACCGTCGGCAGCGGAGCGAGCGGCGGGGTGATTGGCCCGGGCGTGTTCATCGGCGGCACGGTGGGCGCTTTTCTTGGAGCAACGCTTAACGCGGTCTACCCCGAGATACTTGTGTCGCATCCGCAACTTCGAGAGGCACTGATCCCGGTGGGTATGGGCGGGGTTCTTGCGGCGGGCATGCGCACGCCGCTGGCGGCGATCGTGATGGTCAGCGAGATGACGGGCAGCTACGGGCTGATCGTCCCGTTGATGCTGGTCTGCATGAGCTCGTATGTCGTGGGGCGATTCCGTGGGCTGAATACCGAGCAAGTGCGCAGCTCCGCGGAGTCGCCCGTCCATGCCGGCGCTGCGATCGTTCATCTTCTTGAGTCGTGGAGCGTCAAAGAGATCATGGAGCCCTGCTGGGAAGAAACGGTCGGTCCGGAGGCCACCGTCGAGGAGCTCGTGAAGAGAATTCGCCCGGGAACGCGGCCGGTCTTCGCGGTGGCCAAGAACGGAGTTCTCGAGGGGATCATCTCGGTGACGGATATTCATCGCATGGTCGAACTGCCCGGTATGGCGGAAACGGTCATCGCCGCCGACATCATGACGGAGGACCTGGTGACGGTGTCTCCGGAGGAAAATGTATATGAGGCGCTGGAGTCGTTTCGCGCGAGCAATCACGATGTTCTGCCGGTCGTGTCCGTGGACGGCCGCCACGCCTGGTTGGGAATGCTCAAGCGCGAGCACGTTTTTGACGCGCTGCGCAAGAGCCTGGCCAATGTTCAGACCGCCATGTTCCGCGAGCACACGGGACTCGCGGCGATTGAGAGCGAGGGTCAGATTCAGCAGTTGGTGATGGGGGTCACGCCGATGCGCAAGGATGTCATTCAGCGATTGCTGGTGCCGATGGACGCGATCGGGAAGTCGATCCGCGAAGCGGATTTTCGTCGCAGCTACGGCGCACAGATCATCGGGGTCGAGCAGCCGGACGGGACGATCCAGTGCCCTCCGCCGCTGGACGAGCCGCTTCGGACGGGCCAGCGGTTACTGGCCATCGTTCATCCGGCGGAGGTTGCGCCGTCTGAGGCGCGCACCGATGGTTAA